The Lepeophtheirus salmonis chromosome 1, UVic_Lsal_1.4, whole genome shotgun sequence genome has a segment encoding these proteins:
- the LOC121113962 gene encoding uncharacterized protein, with product MKIHLVTLSVALFHFLAQVSHADLIDDKLPKGDSEIVVNPERDATTTIFVEATRNGKNPIGLLTSTADTFINDGTTTEYMTQHMGTYIDEKYAKIESTSTREYYYVKETQGATGLIGASSDFEVHGGKTTEVTVHEYRTYIDGSYAHLVSSKLNIYSNPSSYISATPIYNPGLPSSAYTLFPREYVEIDPSKPESGLPTRTIGEYPIKKKFDDNIIESHEIEADLYAIRPRSIDDFELKINADSVIYEDPTIPTFTVSGDGELEIPVIEEASLIENEVEPESLNRDHSMLKPSRTILDSVTYIGFVDFTTTIDDTVVIFKPKKTYNTVSKSLIMHKIIPTQSVSLESEPFRRKEAIIVDKKIIEHDVIPTSHVNVHLNNVNEHNANADIHQNNVNKLQNNVNVQQNSVNVNKNNVNIHDNSVNVLKKNRIVPTPTLDSSLQERHRTSEPDIIASSPSIPKITSGINPLKKLLAASASRRNKFNKFTPSSTNKASTISSTEAPSNSVKGDSETSNKKETSNRFNLNGRPKVNLRPGLKTSSPPSISSSIDTDSDVELVYKTLYTTYTYFTTFFRASTTRIKSREDIVSNVVTLTNILRPSDLESLKNSCEVDSTCVFATSGPVTKSKGFIGRPNESKREENARRIDSSPINKSVDQEEGSLLKTFYTTYTYFTTLFLEGTSSVSTRTEVYSNIKSSGVPIDTLNKDNDVTKTSVAFQSTASKRLDEVDFTSSSASSRKLEYSSIERGTTTTESPEEQESTISSTLSSVEDLTTINITPSATLKGGSEESEVTTDSQIEESNLTPTPELESAITTPEPLSTEPVVKTYYTTFTYFTTLFRNGTSTVTSNLETITNVGTSSPTLSSSFTPSVTFFTTFTYWTTLIDGDKTITSSSEETRTDILPASVTQDITLPEEKVLFTASPNLPSIDSTSEESKKDSDKETESKKSSKSNRTFTPAIRPNLIRPLGRPVSRPRDPPSRTTVAIITRSDVTPTLIATPVTSPIQPTPTFEEDLKSVSISSEGTLQQDEEEDKNEETSTEASTKSNSLIRPTILSGVRLRRPNPFRERLRERQRQHLNKVRGNSPGVEETQEEEEDLEPQTTPAPRRRARPSFSERRERNKIAKPPRFSFPRGSNGRAPIFVSSRTERFDRRKNSQKQQEDKSEEEIELVSETTPSFTTERNPSTVPNHISKLRERARARINSLFSRRSRPSNRFNIFSSRTKDNEESNDDSSTLEEKTDASLSRKKRQVSHEFGSRTRNRQTFVLRRRLRNKPQPANPNADDSFSRDSLSNSFSYSSTSNHSSNPSLNRPSFFDNNHYDLYSSNFNQDPLTNSATSNTSKRQVRQQNGEGFKPRSSSRFSSRARQRLRSRNNNNNKPDNTNFQSSRFGSSSRSEPKKSFRDRFRPKTRGNGGFRRTTPRPFKNNFDYEYDNTPELESSQQQNSVPDFITVTHFIPLQTTIPVKERGINTFRDILTTSPSLEVVAANSLKSTEVNNSPVIYANAITNTPRAGVKEITYQALRATETTQVVFTPTRIRGIRTSFSHVVPSTIYNIQPVSTKIVEQVNQNDLLSTLLLQLLGGAVNKSPNPLLGAQQPQIANLLGRNNAPATQFITHTSTYVTTVSKLDSTIVTITLRGREIKTTLTESQTEVVTATELSTETIIRATPAGANGLGGGFLQTQSPLGSGLNNLPGLGLPDLKQQLLAAQLQQQLLAQQKQLQQQQQALLSEKLALEQLKHKVGKSFPSIDGSKDDKLIMAASSQSEDRVQKIVRVEVNSKVEVNPAPSKKKKREAAMDDNPLPLSHPLHPSPVIQIFPIEPTPFSGSPQI from the exons ATGAAGATTCATTTAGTGACCTTATCTGTGGCTCTATTCCACTTCCTTGCACAAG tATCACACGCGGATTTAATAGATGACAAATTACCTAAAGGAGATTCAG aaattgtgGTGAATCCAGAGCGTGATGCAACAACGACAATCTTTGTTGAAGCAACCCGGAATGGTAAAAACCCAATTGGTCTCCTTACATCAACTGCAGACACCTTTATCAATGATGGGACCACAACAGAATATATGACTCAGCATATGGGTacatatattgatgaaaaatatgcTAAAATTGAGAGTACTTCAACACGTGAATACTACTATGTGAAAGAAACTCAAGGAGCCACTGGTCTCATTGGTGCCAGCTCTGATTTTGAGGTTCATGGTGGAAAAACGACTGAGGTCACTGTTCATGAGTACAGAACCTACATTGATGGCAGCTATGCTCATCTTGTTTCCTCCAAGCTCAATATCTATAGCAATCCATCCTCATACATATCTGCAACGCCTATTTATAACCCTGGGTTACCATCTAGTGCTTATACATTATTCCCAAGAGAATATGTGGAAATTGATCCCTCTAAGCCAGAGTCTGGTCTGCCTACACGAACCATAGGTGAATATCccatcaaaaagaaatttgacGACAACATCATTGAGAGTCATGAAATAGAAGCAGATTTATACGCTATTCGACCCAGATCTATTGATGATTTTGAACTCAAGATTAATGCAGATAGTGTCATTTATGAGGATCCAACCATTCCAACTTTCACAGTCTCAGGTGACGGTGAGCTTGAAATTCCAGTAATTGAAGAAGCTTCTCTTATTGAAAATGAAGTTGAGCCAGAATCTTTGAATCGAGATCACTCCATGTTGAAACCAAGTAGAACTATTTTGGACTCTGTTACTTATATTGGATTTGTTGATTTTACAACCACCATTGATGACACTGTTGTTATATTCAAgcctaaaaaaacatacaacaCTGTTTCGAAGAGTTTGATCATGCACAAAATCATTCCAACTCAGAGTGTATCCCTTGAAAGTGAGCCTTTCCGAAGAAAAGAAGCGATCATTGTTGATAAGAAAATCATTGAGCATGACGTTATACCTACGAGTCACGTCAATGTGCATCTTAATAATGTCAATGAGCACAATGCTAATGCCGATATACACCAGAATAACGTTAATAAACTCCAAAATAATGTCAATGTACAACAGAATAGCGTCAATGTAAACAAGAATAACGTCAATATACACGATAACAGTGTCAATGTACTCAAGAAAAATCGCATCGTTCCAACTCCAACATTGGATTCATCACTTCAAGAAAGACATCGGACTTCTGAACCAGATATAATTGCTTCCTCTCCTTCAATCCCTAAAATAACATCCGGAATCAatcctttgaaaaaattattggctGCATCAGCTTCCCGAAGAAACAAATTCAATAAGTTTACTCCTTCATCAACTAATAAGGCTTCTACTATTTCATCAACAGAGGCTCCAAGCAACTCTGTAAAAGGCGACTCAGAAACCtccaacaaaaaagaaacctcTAACAGATTCAATTTAAATGGAAGACCCAAAGTCAATTTGAGACCTGGTTTAAAAACCTCAAGTCCTCCTTCCATCTCTTCATCTATTGACACCGACTCTGATGTTGAATTAGTTTACAAAACACTTTACACAACCTACACATACTTCACAACATTTTTCAGAGCTTCAACTACAAGAATCAAGTCGAGAGAGGATATTGTTTCCAACGTTGTCActcttacaaatattttaagacCTTCAGATTTAGAATCCCTTAAAAATTCATGTGAGGTCGATTCTACTTGTGTTTTTGCAACTTCAGGTCCAGTTACCAAATCCAAGGGATTCATTGGCCGTCCCAATGAGTCCAAGAGAGAAGAGAATGCCCGTCGTATCGATTCATCTCCAATTAATAAAAGTGTTGACCAAGAAGAAGGATCTCTCCTCAAAACATTCTACACCacatatacttattttacaaCGCTATTCTTGGAGGGTACCAGTTCTGTAAGTACTCGAACAGAAGTTTACTCTAATATCAAGTCCTCGGGAGTACCAATTGatactttaaataaagataatgatGTAACTAAGACATCAGTTGCTTTCCAATCAACAGCCTCCAAACGATTGGATGAAGTTGACTTCACATCTTCTTCTGCTTCTTCAAGAAAGTTGGAATACTCCTCAATTGAAAGAGGCACAACCACAACTGAATCCCCTGAAGAACAGGAATCTACTATCTCCAGCACGTTATCTTCTGTAGAAGACTTGACAACAATTAATATCACTCCATCCGCCACATTGAAAGGTGGATCAGAAGAATCTGAAGTAACTACCGACTCTCAGATAGAAGAGTCTAATCTTACTCCTACACCTGAACTAGAGTCTGCCATTACTACTCCAGAGCCTTTATCTACTGAGCCCGTCGTCAAAACATACTATACAACATTCACTTATTTTACGACTCTCTTCCGTAATGGCACAAGCACAGTTACATCCAACTTAGAAACAATCACAAACGTAGGAACTTCAAGTCCCACCCTAAGCTCATCTTTTACTCCAAGCGTTACATTTTTCACAACCTTTACTTATTGGACAACTTTGATTGATGGTGATAAGACAATCACTTCCAGCAGCGAAGAAACTCGTACTGATATACTCCCTGCATCCGTCACACAAGATATAACTCTTCCTGAAGAAAAGGTTCTATTTACAGCATCACCTAACTTACCTTCAATCGATTCAACTTCAGAGGAATCAAAGAAAGACTCAGATAAAGAAACAGAATCCAAAAAGAGCTCAAAATCAAACAGAACCTTCACTCCAGCCATAAGACCTAATTTGATTCGACCTCTTGGAAGACCTGTTAGTCGACCACGAGATCCACCATCTAGAACAACAGTGGCCATCATTACACGATCTGATGTTACTCCCACTCTTATTGCTACGCCTGTTACGTCACCAATTCAGCCAACTCCTACATTTGAGGAAGATCTGAAAAGTGTCTCCATTTCCTCTGAGGGAACACTACAGCAAGACGAAGAAGAAGATAAGAATGAAGAAACAAGCACAGAAGCTTCAACTAAATCAAATTCTCTCATTCGACCCACCATTCTCAGTGGAGTTAGACTTAGACGACCAAATCCATTTCGAGAAAGACTAAGAGAAAGGCAAAGACAACACCTAAACAAGGTTCGTGGAAATTCTCCAGGAGTCGAAGAGacccaagaagaagaagaagatttaGAGCCCCAAACAACTCCAGCTCCAAGAAGGAGAGCCCGTCCCTCATTTTCAGAGCGTagagaaagaaacaaaatcGCCAAGCCTCCACGCTTTTCCTTCCCAAGAGGTTCCAATGGTCGAGCTCCCATTTTTGTATCAAGCCGAACTGAGAGATTTGATCGAcgcaaaaattctcaaaaacagCAAGAAGATAAGTCGGAGGAAGAAATTGAACTTGTGAGTGAAACAACACCTTCTTTTACAACGGAAAGAAACCCATCAACTGTTCCTAATCATATCTCAAAATTGAGAGAACGAGCTCGTGCAAGAATCAACTCACTGTTTAGTAGAAGATCACGGCCCTCAAATAggttcaatatattttcatctagaACCAAGGATAATGAAGAAAGCAATGATGACTCCTCAACTTTAGAAGAAAAAACAGATGCATCTCTGTCACGTAAAAAACGTCAGGTTAGTCATGAATTTGGATCCCGTACCCGTAACCGCCAAACCTTCGTCCTACGGCGTCGCCTAAGGAATAAACCTCAACCTGCTAATCCTAATGCCGATGATAGCTTTTCCCGAGACTCATTGTCAAACTCTTTTTCATACTCCAGTACTTCCAATCACTCCTCAAATCCTTCCTTAAACCGaccttcattttttgataataatcatTATGATCTTTATTCTAGCAACTTCAATCAGGATCCTCTAACCAATTCAGCAACCAGCAACACTTCTAAACGTCAAGTAAGACAGCAAAATGGCGAAGGCTTCAAACCCCGATCTTCTTCTAGATTTAGTTCTCGTGCACGTCAGCGCCTTCGTTcccgtaataataataataataaacctgATAACACAAATTTCCAGTCGTCTCGTTTTGGATCTTCGTCAAGAAGCGAGCCCAAAAAATCTTTTAGAGACAGATTTAGACCCAAAACTCGAGGAAACGGAGGCTTCCGCCGAACCACTCCTcgtccatttaaaaataattttgattatgaatATGACAATACCCCTGAATTAGAATCATCGCAACAGCAAAACTCTGTTCCAGACTTTATCACAGTGACCCATTTCATTCCCCTTCAAACCACCATTCCTGTTAAGGAAAGGGGCATAAATACTTTTAGAGATATTTTAACAACAAGCCCCTCACTTGAAGTTGTTGCTgcaaatagtttaaaatctacGGAAGTCAATAACAGTCCAGTTATTTATGCCAATGCAATTACAAATACTCCACGAGCTGGAGTGAAGGAAATTACTTATCAAGCCCTTCGTGCAACTGAAACAACACAAGTTGTTTTCACACCAACGCGCATTCGTGGAATTAGAACGTCATTCTCCCATGTTGTACCCAGCACTATTTACAACATTCAACCTGTGTCAACCAAAATCGTTGAGCAAGTCAATCAAAATGATCTGTTATCCACTCTCCTATTACAACTCTTAGGAGGAGCCGTGAATAAAAGCCCAAATCCTCTTCTTGGCGCACAACAACCTCAAATCGCAAACCTTCTTGGTAGAAACAACGCTCCAGCCACCCAATTTATCACACATACATCAACATATGTAACAACAGTCTCCAAACTAGACTCTACGATAGTTACCATCACACTCCGAGGTAGAGAAATTAAAACCACATTGACAGAGAGTCAAACAGAAGTTGTGACGGCCACAGAACTCAGCACAGAAACAATCATCAGAGCAACTCCAGCTGGAGCAAATGGTCTTGGTGGAGGTTTCCTACAAACACAATCTCCCCTTGGCAGTGGACTAAACAATCTTCCTGGTCTTGGGCTTCCAGATCTAAAACAGCAACTTCTTGCAGCTCAACTCCAGCAGCAACTCCTGGCTCAACAAAAACAATTGCAGCAGCAACAACAAGCCTTACTTTCAGAAAAACTTGCTTTAGAGCAACTCAAGCATAAAGTGGGCAAATCCTTTCCTTCTATTGATGGTAGTAAGGATGATAAATTAATCATGGCAGCTTCATCTCAAAGTGAAGACAgagttcaaaaaattgtaaggGTGGAAGTCAACTCAAAAGTCGAAGTGAACCCAGCTCcatcaaagaagaagaaacgtGAAGCAGCAATGGATGATAATCCTCTTCCTCTGTCGCATCCTCTACATCCCTCACCCGTCATACAAATTTTTCCTATTGAACCTACTCCTTTTTCAGGGTCTCCTCAAATCTag